Genomic window (Salvelinus namaycush isolate Seneca chromosome 10, SaNama_1.0, whole genome shotgun sequence):
tgtcatctgcaaacttaatgatggtgttggagtcgtgcctggccatgcagtcatgagtgaacagggggtacaggaggggactgagcacgcacccctgaggggcccctgtgttgaggatcaacgtggtaagggttgttatctacccttaccacctgggggtgtccaggatctagtttcagagggaggtgtttagtctcagggtccttaacttagtgatgaggTTTGAGGGCCCTATGGTGTTGAaagttgagctgtagtcaatgaatagcattctcacataggtgttccttttgtcaaggTGGGAAAGCAATGGctcatccgtgacaaggatcggCAAGTTGTGCATTCTGAGATGTCGTTCTGCAcatcactgttgtactgcgccattatttgtctgtttgtctgttagcttgcacgattcttgccattctccttcaacctctctcatcaacaagctgttcttgcccacaggactgccgctggcTGAATGTTTTTTTGCTTGTCGCACAATTCTCGGTAAACGCTTGCCTTGACACTGTCGTGCGGGAAAatcccaggggggggggggggctttctgagatactggatttGACGCGCTTGGCACTGACAATCATACCAAACTCAAAGTTGCTTAGGACACTTTTtctttgcccattctaacatttaatcgaacagtaactgaatgccttgatgcctatctgcctgctttatatagtaAGCCATGGCCaggtgactcactgtctgtaggagtgatCAATTTTTGTGAATGGGgttgtgtacctaataaactggccggtgAGTTTATTTCCACACACTGAGTCTagaataatattgtgaaattgTGAACATTATTATAATGCCCTTTCAGTGTAAGAACTGTTTGAAAATACCGCCTGAaatgtctgcctgttttggtgggacaGTCCTTGCAGTCCTTGCAAAATTCTTGCATGAGGGATTTCTGTTTggtaagaagctatttttgtttcttttttaccatattaattgaaaaaaaaatcacagtaatgtacttaattgttacccagaaattatttgatattgagataaaaacggctgcattagACCTTTAAATTCAACAATACCAATTCAAGAAGGATGCTATACACCTCTGCAGTAGGGCTGATTGTGACTCTGGGAAGTGTCCAACAGGACCAGGGTGGCTGAAGAGGACGTGGCCCAGGTCAGGATGGGCGTACCGGCCAAGGTAGTTGAGGTCTGGGTGTGGATAGGGGTAGTTGGGGTGTTGTCCCTGGTGAGGATAGTGGGGGATGTTGGGGTACTCTCCCTGGCTGTACTCTACGTGGTTCTTGTTGTTCATGGCCCAGAATAGCCCCAGAATCAGCATGATGGCTCCCAGAACCACGCAGCACAGAGAGAAGGCCTGCAGGCGACTCTACAATCATAACAACATCATATTTGTATTAACATGAAttataacaataatagtaatacatTTCACATTGTATTTCTTTATAGTACCCACCTGAGGGGAGGTGAGAAAGGCAGTGGAGCCACCTGTCACAATGAGGAAGAATCCGAGGAAGATGGCTGCTTGGTGGAGGGAAGGCATCGCTCCGGAACCCCCGGGGATGGTGTTTGTTAGTCTCTGTGGTGTAGGGAAGGCATCTCCCTCTCCATGGGACCACCGGGGATGGAAAATATTAGTCTTCCCAGTGGAGTAACCCCCTGGTAAATAACCCTAACCTCCGTTAGGCGTGCTCTGTCCCGGTCAGTTCCATGGGACCAGGTCCAATTCTAAGTGTGCTTCCGTGTCGGTTATTTGGGATTCAAGAAGCAATGAGATGATGAATGGTGCTGAAGTTAAAGGAGAGTTAAAGTTTAAAAACATTCCCACAGAGTCCCGTTACCTCCAGGTATTAAGACAAATAAAACGGGTGAAATGTTGGTCTTTTATTCCTTCCAGGCTGGATAACGAAATTAAGACAAAAGATGAAATGATCTCCATCAatttattttagaataatagACACATTTCCCAATGATATCCAGAGGCTCGCATGAAAAACTGTCAATATAATACAGTTTCTTAGATAAAGGCACATTTTCTCTGAAAGCAGGAGAGCATTGCCCGGGAGGGCTGAGTTTCTGtatgagtgagagaaagaaagagagagagagagagagagagagagagagagagagagagagagtgtgtgtgtgtgtgtgtgtgtgtgtgtgtgtgtgtgtgtgtgtgtgtgtgtgtgtgtgtgtgtgtgtgtgtgtgtgtgtgtgtgtgtgtgtgtgtgtgtgtgtgtgtgtgtgtgtgtgtgcgcgtgtgcgtgtgtgcgtgtgcgtgcgtgcgtgcgtgtgtgtgtgtgtgttccggaTTGGAGAGACAGACAAGCTGACAGCAGAAACCATTAAGGATCCTTACTGGCGCCCCACCCTCTGTCTAATGTGTGTGTACCACTCACCAGCCTAGTAATGCtccattcatgtgtgtgtgtgcgcgcatgcctgggtgtatgtgtgttttcatGTTCACTCCTTTTTATTTGACCCAACAATTGAAAGTGAATTAAACAGATTTTCATTGAAGATGTGAAAACACCTTAATTGAAACCAATCAGTCAGAATTCCCTCCCATCACTGTGACAGTTCATAGATGTCACTAAAgcaatgtacagtcgtggctGACACAAAttttaattttcacaaagtctgctgcctcagtttgtatgatggcaatttgcatatactccagaatgttatgaagagtgatcagattaattgcaattaattgcaaagtccctctttgccatgcaaatgaactgaatcccccaaaaacatttccactgcatttcagccctgccacaaaaggaccagctgacatcatgtcagtgatcctcttgttaacacaggtgtgagtgttgacaaggacaaggctggagatcactctgtcatgctgattgagttcgaataacagactggaagcttcaaaagagggtggtgcttggaaccattgttcttcctctgtcaaccgtggttacctgcaaggaaacacgtaccgtcatcattgctttgcacgaaaagggcttcacaggcaaggatattgctgccagtaagattgcacctaaatcaaccatttatcggatcatcaagaacttcaaggagagcggttcaattgttgtgaagaaggcttcagggcgcccaagaaagtccagcaagcgccaggaccgtctcctaaatacgattcagctgcgggatcggggcaccaccagtacagagcttgctcaggaatggcagcaggcaggtgtgagtgcatctgcacgcacagtgaggcaaagacttttggaggatggcctggtgtcaagaagggcagcaaagaagccacttctctccaggaaaaacatcagggacagactgattttCTGCAaatgtacagggattggactgctgaggactggggtaaagtccttttctctgatgaatcccctttccgattgtttggggcatccagaaaaaagcttgtccggagaagacaaggtgagcgcttccatcagtcctgtgtcttaccaacagtaaagcatcctgagaccattcatgtgtggggttgcttctcagccaagggagtgggctcactcacaatcttgcctaagaacacagccatgaataaagaatggtatcaacacatcctccgagagcaacttctcccatccatccaggaacagtttggtgacaaacaatgcattttacagcatgatggagcaccttgccataaggcaaaagtgataactaagtggctcagggaacaaaacatcgatattttgggtccatggccaggaaactccccagaccttaatcccgttgagaacttgtggtcaatcctcaagaggcgggtggacaaacaaaaacccacaaattctgacaaactccaagcattgattatgcaagaatgggctgccatcagtcaggatgtggcccagaagttaattgacagcatgccagggtggattgcagaggtcttgaaaaagaagggtcaacactgcaaatattgactctttgtatcaacttcatgtaattgtcaataaaagcctttgacacttatgaaacgcttgtaattatacttcagtattccataccctttgacttattccacattttgttgtgttacaggattatttatttttcacacaatagcccacaatgacaaagtgaaaacatgtttttaaaaatgtttgaaaatgtatttaaaattaaatacagatatctaatttacgtaagtattcacacccctgagtcaatactttgtagaagcacctttagcagttacagctgtgagtctttctgggtaagtctagaagagctttccacacctggactgttcaacatttgcccattattatattcaagattcttcaagctctgtcaaattggttgtagatcattactagacaaccattttaaatcttgtcatagattttcaagtagatttaagtcaaaactgtaactcggccactcaggaacattcactgtcttcttggtaagcaactccagtgtagttttggccttgtgttttaggttattgtccagctgaaaggTAAATCCATCTCccagtgtaacggcagtctaagtcgtcctcctcatcggacgaggagaggcgagaaggatcggaggaccaatgtacagcgtggtaagtttccatgatttaataacacgaaaactagacaaaatacaaaacaacaaacgaaccaaccgtcacagtcccgtgtggcacaaacactgacacaggaaacaaccacccacaaatccccaacacaaaacaagccacctatatatgattctcaatcagggacaatgattgacagctgcctctgattgagaaccatattaggctgaacacagaaacagacaaactagacacacaacatagaatgcccacccagctcacgtcctgaccaacactaaaacaagcaaaacacataagcactatggtcaggacgtgacagtacccccctcctgaggtgcggactccgaacgcacccctaaaactcaaggggagggtctgggtgggcatctgtcccggtggcggctccggcgcaggacgaggccaccactccaccattgtttttgtccccctccttagcgtcctttgagtggcaaccctcgcccccgaccctggtctaggaaccttcacaaaggtcccccctagatagaggagacagctcaggacagagaggaagctcaggacagagaggtagctcaggacagagaggtagctcaggacagaggggcaactccggactgaagggcagctccggacagagaggcagctctggactgaagggcagctccggactaatggcagctccggactgagtggcagctccggactgagtggcagctccggactgagtggcagctcatgactggagggcagctcatgactggagggcagctcatgactggaaggcagctcatgactggcgggcagctcatgactggcgggcagctcatgactggagggcagctcatgactggcgggcagctcatgactggcgggcagctcatgactggagggcagctcatgactggagggcagctcatgactggaaggcagctcatgactggagggcagctcatgactggaaggcagctcatgactggaaggcagctcatgactggcgggcagctcatgactggagggcagctcatgactggagggcagctcatgactggaaggcagctcatgactggagggcagctcatgactggaaggcagctcatgactggaaggcagctcatgactggaaggcagctcatgactggaggacggctctagcggctcctgactgacgggcggctctgacggctcggaacagacgggcggctctgacggctcgggacagacgggcggctcagatgacgctgggcaggcaggcagttcagacggcgctgggcaggcaggcagctcagacggcgctgggcaggcagtcagctcagacggcgctgggcatggtaccggcactggaggtactgggttggagacacgcaccatagggagagtgcgtggaggaggaacagagttctggagacgcacaggaagcctggtgcgtggtgtaggcactggtggtactgggctggggcgggaaggtggcgccggatataccggaccgtgcaggcgtacaggagctcttaagcaccgagcctgcccaaccttacctggtttaatgctccccgtagccaggccagtgcggcgaggtggaatagcccgcactgggctgtgctggcgaaccggggacaccatacgtaaggctggtgccatgtacaccggcccaaggagacgcactggagaccagatgtgttgagccggcttcatggcacctggctcgatgcccactctagcccggccgatacgtggagctggaatgtaccgcaccgggctaagcacacgtacaggagactctgtgcgctcttccgcacaacacagtgtctgcccgtactctcgctctccacggtaagcccgggaagttggcgcaggtctcctacctgacttcgccacactcccctttagccaccccccaagacatttttgggtgagcctctcgggcttccagccgctctgccttgctatagcgcctcataatgccgcctctccgcttttgctgcctccagctccgctttggggcggcgacactcctctggctctgcccagggtcctttaccgtccagaatttcctcccatgtccattcctcctggtaccgctgctgctgtcgctgctgcccgtttccacgctgcttggtccgagttaggtgggtggttctgtaacggcagtctaagtcgtcctcctcatcggacgaggagaggcgagaaggatcggaggaccaatgtacagcgtggtaagtttccatgatttaataacacgaaaactagacaaaatacaaaacaacaaacgaaccaaccgtcacagtcccgtgtggcacaaacactgacacaggaaacaaccacccacaaatccccaacacaaaacaagccacctatatatgattctcaatcagggacaatgattgacagctgcctctgattgagaaccatattaggctgaacacagaaacagacaaactagacacacaacatagaatgcccacccagctcacgtcctgaccaacactaaaacaagcaaaacacataagcactatggtcaggacgtgacacccagtgtctggtggaaagtagactgaaccaggttttcctctaggattttgcctgtgcttatctccattcaatgtattttttattctgaaaaactcaCCAACCCTTAATGATTatgagcatacccataacatgatgcagccaccacaatgcttgaaaataaATGTTATTTGGGGATTTGCTACAAACATAACAATTCGTATTCAGGACAGAAATTGACTTGCTTTGCCAAttgttttttgcagtattactttagtgccttgttgcaaacaggatgcatgttttggaatattttttattctgtacaggcttccttctattTAATCAATTAGGTTACTAtcgtggagtaactacaatgttgatgactcatcctcagttttttcctattatagccattaaactctgtaactgttttaaagtcaccattgacctcattgtgaaatccctgagtggtttccttcctctccggcaactgagttaggaaggatgcctgtatatTTGTGgtgactgggtttattgatacaccatccaaagggtAAAtagtaacttcaccatgctcaaaggtctattaaatgtctgcttttttttctctttcttttttttacccatctaccaataggtgcccttttttgtgaggcattggaaaacctccctggtctttgtggttgaatctgtgtttgaaatgcactgctccaCTGAGgtaccttacatataattgtgtgtgtggggtacagagaagaGGTAGCCATTTAAAatgtatgttaaacactattattgcacacagaatgagtccatgcaacttatgtgacttttTAAGGAACGTTTTACTCCTgaatgtatttaggcttgccacaacaaaggggttgaatacttattgactcaagacatttcatcttttcatctttattaatttgtaaaaatgtcaaaaaacattattctgctttgacattatggagtattgtgtctaggccagtgacaaaaaaatcgcaatgtaatccattttaaattcaggctgtaacacaacaaaatgtggaaaaagtcaagggtagtgaatactttctgaaagcactataGTTAAATGCATTAGATTTTGCATTGGTTAGGGTTTCATGTAATAATCAGTGTAGTTTTATTACCTGGTTTATGGCAGTAATATGGTTATATAATACCGctatataaaatgtataattaCTGTGGTAGTTATATGTAAGTTATAATAAATAGGTTATTTAAAAAATGGTTAACCACTGTAGGCCTAGTTTGATATCAGTTTAGATGAATGGTTTTAACAATGTTTTATTTACACGGTATTACTTAACTGTTGCATGTAAATGAAGGTATGCGCCGGGTGAATGGTGTGACGGGATTTCTGCTCTCTGATTGGACGAAGCGCGCTAACGTTGCAAATGGAGTCATCCCGATTGACGCGTCTTTAGCCAAAGAGCGCCGGCCAGAGGCGGGGCTAGCCGACCGCACAGCCAGACTCGCCTATCAGAGAAAAGGACAGGAGTGGCAGGATTTTAACTTCAATATTTACCCACCTGTCTATGTAGTGATGTGTGCAttaatgtatgtgtatgtgttggCATAGATAATCTATGTGGATTTTAAAAAGCAAAAGTTTAGAAATCTTGCATC
Coding sequences:
- the si:dkeyp-51f12.2 gene encoding uncharacterized protein si:dkeyp-51f12.2: MPSLHQAAIFLGFFLIVTGGSTAFLTSPQSRLQAFSLCCVVLGAIMLILGLFWAMNNKNHVEYSQGEYPNIPHYPHQGQHPNYPYPHPDLNYLGRYAHPDLGHVLFSHPGPVGHFPESQSALLQSSEHQQRGVNGGDDVDYPPLSPPSHYPPWLGPPPPYEVAIKNTCSSTHLRRAYSDGHLASEPLFGQSREISFEV